In Kwoniella newhampshirensis strain CBS 13917 chromosome 2, whole genome shotgun sequence, one DNA window encodes the following:
- a CDS encoding farnesyl-diphosphate farnesyltransferase: MELRALINFAIWRDTRDITDVTELPTTFYNRPTMQKCWKYLDLTSRSFARVVKELEGDLARTVCIFYLVLRALDTVEDDMTIPNSTKLPLLRALHTKLYEPGWTFTESKERDRIVLDEFDNIQAEFAQLDPKYQAVIADICKKMGAGMADFAALATPEQPVAEVNSIADYDLYCHYVAGLVGEGLSGIFAASGKERAFIADQLTLSNSMGLLLQKTNIFRDLHEDVLEGRGFWPRAIWAKHGFNSMKELIDPAREKEALWASSEMVLDALRHATDALDYMTLLKSQSVFNFVSIPAVMAIATLERTFMNPKMLKGNVKIRRGEMVRLIMRSTNPRDVSYIFREFARMIHAKVHKDDPNLLKLSIACGKIEQWTEHHYPSFIQIAGASGQMASSIDPTTNDARAALFSRIALEAQEAAKKARQEKMLAELRAQGLIKERVGTEEEKARWAAQAEADQATPWLMIISVVVGMLALMGGLGSIIVWIILKYSD, encoded by the exons ATGGAGCTTCGTGCTCTTATCAACTTTGCGATCTGGCGAGACACCAGAGACATCACGGATGTAACAGAATTGCCTACCACGTTCTACAATCGACCAACCATGCAGAAATGTTGGAAGTACCTGGATCTGACGAGTCGAAGTTTCGCCAGAGTAGTCAAAGAGCTCGAAGGAGATCTTGCTAGGACC GTTTGCATTTTCTACCTCGTCTTGAGGGCGTTGGACacagtggaagatgatatGACTATCCCCAACTCCACCAaacttcctcttctcagaGCCCTTCACACCAAACTCTACGAACCTGGATGGACATTCACCGagtcgaaggagagagacaggATAGTATTGGATGAGTTTGACAATATCCAGGCAGAGTTTGCGCAACTCGATCCCAA ATATCAAGCTGTTATTGCCGATATTTGCAAGAAGATGGGTGCCGGTATGGCGGACTTTGCAGCCCTCGCGACACCCGAACAACCCGTCGCCGAGGTCAACAGCATCGCTGATTACGACCTGTACTGCCATTACGTTGCCGGTCTCGTGGGAGAGGGTCTTTCTGGTATTTTCGCCGCGTCCGGCAAGGAGCGAGCGTTCATTGCGGATCAACTCACTCTATCAAACTCTATGGGTCTGCTTCTTCAGAAGACAAACATTTTCCGAGACCTTCACGAGGATGTGCTCGAGGGCCGAGGTTTCTGGCCCAGAGCCATTTGGGCCAAGCATGGCTTCAACTCGATGAAGGAATTGATCGATCcggcgagggagaaggaggcaTTGTGGGCCTCGAGTGAGATGGTCCTGGATGCGCTAAGGCATGCTACAGACGCTTTGGACTACATGACGCTGCTGAAGAGTCAGAGCGTGTTCAACTTTGTGTCGATCCCCGCAGTTATGGCTATCGCGACTTTGGAGAGAACTTTCATGAACCCCAAGATGTTGAAAGGTAATGTGAAGAtcaggagaggagagatggttcGA CTTATTATGCGATCAACAAACCCTCGAGATGTCTCATACATCTTCCGGGAGTTTGCTAGGATGATCCACGCCAAAGTCCACAAGGACGATCCGAATCTTCTCAAGCTCAGCATTGCTTGcggcaag ATCGAACAATGGACCGAGCACCATTATCCGTCCTTCATCCAAATCGCTGGAGCATCCGGTCAAATGGCGAGCTCTATCGACCCGACGACCAACGATGCTCGAGCAGCTCTGTTCTCGCGCATTGCGCTCGAAGCTCAGGAGGCTGCTAAGAAGGCACgtcaagagaagatgttggCTGAGCTTAGGGCTCAGGGTCTCATCAAGGAGAGGGTTGGtaccgaggaagagaaggcgagATGGGCTGCGCAAGCAGAAGCGGATCAAGCAACACCATggttgatgatcatcagtgTTGTCGTCGGCATGTTGGCTTTGATGGGAGGACTGGGAAGTATCATCGTGTGGATCATCTTGAAGTACTCAGATTAA